The genomic DNA CACCGGCGAGCTGCACTTCTATGGATACGGCGGGCTGTCGGCGCCGTACCTCACCTACCACCGTGCCGACGCCGACGGCGAGTTGACCGTCAGCCGGCCGATCGACGTGCCGGCGCACACGATGATGCACGACTTCTACCTGACCAGGAACCATGTCGTCTTCATGGACCTGCCCGCCGTGTTCAGCATCGAGCGGGCCATGGATCCGGACGGGGGCATGCCGTACGTCTGGTCCGACACCTACGGAGCCAGGCTCGGCGTCCTGCGCAGGGACGATCCGTACGGCGACATCCGCTGGTTCGACATCGACCCCTGCTACGTGTTCCACACCCTCAACTCCTATGAGGAGAACGAGGGTCGGCGCCTCGTCCTGCTGGGCATGCGGTACCCGTCCCTGCGGGACGGCGTCACCGTGGCGACGGCGGCGCACCTGTGGCGGTGGACCATCGATCTCACCACCGGCGCGATCAGCGAGGAGCAACTGGACGACCACCCGGGGGAGTTCCCGCGCATCGACGACCGACTCGCGGGCCTGCCCGCCGACTTCGGCCACGCCACCGCGGCGCCCGTCCCGGAGCTCCCGCAGTACGACCCGAACGAGTCGCGCGCCGCGATCCACCGGTACGACCTCCGCAAGTCGAGCGTCGCCAGCCACTACTTCGCTCCCGGACGCTTCCCGGGCGAGGCGGCCTTCGCCCCCGCCGACGACCAGGCCGGCGGCCCCGGCTGGCTCATGACCTACGTCTACGACGCCTCGACCGACCGCAGCGACCTGGTCATCCTGGACGCCGACAACCTCACCCAGGAGCCGGTGGCCACCATTCACCTGCCCCGACGGGTGCCCGCCGGATTCCACGGCAGTTGGCTGGCGGACGCCTGACCCACGGCACCCGGCCGAAGCCGTGAACGGTGAGCCGTCCTCCGGGCCCGAGGGTTCCGGCCCGGAGGACGGCTCTCGCCAGGGTGCCCCGAACAGCCGGAACCGACAGCCGATCCAGGTGCCGGAAAGGACTCAAGATGGGGGACGTCGCGGGGGCGGCACACCCGGAGAACCCGGAGATTCCGGGGAACCCGGGGAACCCGGAAGACGCGGTGCTGACGCGTGCGGCCCAGTCGGGTGAAGTCGCCGCGCTGGGGCTGCTGTTGGAGCGGCACCGGGCGGGGATGCGCGCCGTGGCGGTGAGCATCCTCGGGCCGGGCGTGGACGCCGACGACGTGATGCAGGACGCGGCGCTGACGGCACTGCTGCGCATCGGGGACGTACGTGATCCGGAGGCGGTGGGCGCGTGGTTGCGGATGATCGTGCGCAACGCCGGCCGACTGGTGCTGCGGGAGGCGGTGGTGGTCCGGCCGGTGGACGAACTGCCGTTGCGGTCCACGCAGTTGGGCCCGGAACAGTGGCTCGAACGCAACGCGCTGCGCGACTGGGTCTGGGAGGCACTGGAGGAGCTCTCACCGGCGTTGCGCATGCCGTTGGTGCTGCGCCACTTAGCCACCGGGGGTGCCTCGTACGAACGGATCGCGGAGGTCTGCGGGGTGCCGGTCGGCACGGTGCGCAGCCGACTGAACCGGGGCCGGGCCCAGTTGGCGGCCGCCCTCACCGCCACGGCGGACACTCGGCACGGCGACGCCGCACAACGGGTCCGCGCCAGCCGGATCGAGGCGCGTGCGCTGCTGGCCGCCGAGGGACACAAGGATCTTCGCCCGAGTCCTCGCCTCACCCCGGACCGGATCAGCGCACTGCGCTGAACTCCCCGAAGTAATGGCCCTCTTCGAGGTCCTGGACCAGCGTGGGGTGCGTCGGCCGCCATCCCGTGCGCTGCCGGGTCAGGGCGCTCGACGCCGGGTTGTCGAGCGCGACCAGCGGGGCGAGGAAACCGGTGAAGTGCCGGCTCGCCTCCTCGGGGGTCAAACTGACGGCGGGGAGCCCCAGTTGACGCCCGATGGCCCGCGCGATGTCCCGGAACGGCACCCCCTCCTCGGCGACGGCGTGGAGGGGCGTACCGGCCGGGGCGGATTCCAGGGCCAGTCGGTACAGGGTCGCCGCGTCACGTCGGTGCACCGACGGCCACCGGTTCGACCCGTCGCCGACGAAGGCGGACACACCCGTCGTACGAGCGACGCCGACGAGCGTCGGGATGAATCCGCGCGCGTCTCCGTGGCCGTGCACGGTCGGGGCCAGCCGTACCGAGGACGACCGCACTCCGCGCTCGCCCGCGGCGAGGACGGACAGCTCCACCTGGAGCCGAAGGGCCGTGACCGGGTTGGCGGTTGAGGGGGTTTCTTCGGTGAGCAGACGGCCCGGTGTTCGGCCGATGACCCCCGAAGTGACCACGAAGGGCTTGCCCGTGCCCTCCAGTTCCGTGCCGATCGCCTCCACCGCGTTCAGCTCGGCCTTCGCACGTGCGGCCGGGTCGGTGGTCTCGGAGATGTGCTGGTTCGCGGCGTAGACGACGCCGTCCGCGGCAGCGGCTCCGGCGCGCAGGCTGTCGGCGTCGTCGATGTCACCGCGGTGCACGGCGACACCGGATCGCGTCAAGGTGTCGGCGGCCGGGTCCGAGCGGGCGAGGCCGAGTACCTGGTGCCCCGCGTCGAGGAGTTCGCGAACGACGGCGGAGCCGATGTAACCCGTCGCGCCCGCAACGAAAACACGCACAGTGGAGATCCCCCAGGTCGGTTCGGGTCGACCCGACAGCAGAAGGCGGCGGGCTCGTGCACCACGCTAGGAAGAGGCCGTGCCGGCGTCCAACGCCTGTGTCGCATAGGGCGATACGCCCGAGGCATCACCCCTGACGGCACGGCGCCGGGACCCTCGCACAGGTCCCGGCGCCGGTCTGTCCGCCCGGGTCCGCGCCCGACCGGGCGGCGGCGCCGGTCAGTTGATGGTGTAGCTGTCCCCGTAGACCTTCCAGGTCAGCGGCGTGTTGAGGTCGAAGTTGCCGTTTCGGAGGAAGACGCGCTGTTCGGTGTCGACGCGGGTGGTGTCGCTGTGGGCCTCCTCCTGCTGCATGGCCCACACACGCGCGTCCAGGAAGGCGTTGAGATACGTCGTCTCGTTGCCGCCCTGGGCCGGCGGCTTGGCCGAACGCAGGGCGCGGGCGCGGATGTTGCGGAAGCTGGTCGGGTCGTCGCCGTCGCCGTGCATGACGATGGCGTCGTAGTACGTGAACTGGCCCAGCACGCGCAGCCCGTCGGTCTTGCCCTGGCTGACGGCGGGGTTGAAGTACACGCGGTCGCGTTCGTCGTTCTGCGCCTGCTGGAACACCGTGTCCTGCGCCGCGGTGCGCCAGTCCTTGGGGAAGTTCGGGTCGAGTCCGGAGTGCGAGTCGGTGCCGTTGACGTTGCGCAGCGCGGGCAGGTACTTGGCGAGGACGTTGCCGGGCTTGCGGGTCGCGTAGAGCTGCACGAGGTCGAGCATGTCGCCGGTGCCGGAGCAGAAGCCGATGATGCCGGCGGTGTAGCCCCGGCCGTCGCCTATGTCCTCGATGTACTTGTACTGGGCCTTCCAGTCGAGCGAGGAGTTCTCCGCGCTCGACACCAGCTTCATGGCGATCTCCTTCTTCGCCGGGTCGTCGAGCCCGATCGCCGCGGCGGCCTTGGTGGCTGCCGAGGCCTGCGGAGTGCGCAGCAGAGGTGCCGCCGCGAGCGACACACCGATGAGCGCGAGGAGCGTACGACGAGAGGGGCTCGCCGGCTCGGAGGTGGCGGGGTCGTGGAACGGGTGGACCACGGGGACTCCAAATGGTGGTGGGGGGTGGGGAGTTGGTCGTACCGCCGAACTGATAGGAAAGTTAACTATCAGAAGTTCGGCGCGGAGGGCACCCACCCGGAGCCAAGTTCGTAGATATGAACGAGAGTCGCGTGTCTGTGCGATGGCGGTGTTTGACGGTTTGCCCGCTCTTGTCGTTCGCGGGCCCAGGGGTCGCGCGGATGTCGTCATATTTCGCGGATGTTGCGCGAACTCTTGACGCGCCCCGCCCCGTTGCGTAGATATGACTGCGCAGTCATGACAGCGCAGTCATACACCGGACTGGGGCTAGGATTCGGCTGCCGGAGATCGGGAGACACCATGACACCAGTGGCAGGACGCGGCGCGGGGGCCGCGCCGCGCAGTGTGGACGTGGCGCGCCTGGCGGGCGTGTCGCAGAAGACGGTGTCCCGGGTCATGAACGACGAGCCGTACGTCTCAGAAGACGTACGCCGTCGTGTCCTCGCGGCGGCCGAGGAACTCGGCTACCGCTCCAACAACGCGGCCCGCGCCCTCGCCTCCGGACGTACCCGGTCCATCGGCGTCGTGACGCTCGGCACCGCCCTCTACGGTCCCGCCTCGCTGCTCATGGGCGTCGAGCGGGCCGTCCGGGACACCGGCTACGCGCTCCGCGTGGTCAACACGATGGAAGGCGAGTCGGCGGGCATCGCCGGCGCCGTCGACTCGCTCCTCGACCAGGGCGTGGACGGCATCGTCATCTCCGAGCCGATCGACGAGGAGGGCGGCGCGGAGCTGTCCGCGCGGGTCGATGTGCCGGTCCTCGTTCTCGGTGCGCCGCCGCCCCTGGCCGCCGCGCATGTTGTGACGGGCGGGATCGTCTCCGGGCAGATGGCGCGGGCGGCCACGGAGCACCTGCTGGAACTGGGCCACACCACTGTCCATCATCTGGCGGGGCCTCAGCGCTGGTACTCGGCGCGGGATCGGCTCGACGGGTGGCGTGCCGCGCTCGCCGCCCACGGGCGGGTCGAACCTCCCGTCGTGCAGGGCGACTGGTCGGCTGCCTCCGGGTACACGGCCGGTCGTGAACTCGTCGCCGATGCCGGTGTCACCGCGGTGTTCGCCGCGAATGACGACATGGCGATCGGTCTGATGCGGGCGCTGACGGAAGCGGGGCGGCGGGTTCCGGAGGATGTCAGTGTCGTCGGGTTTGACGACACGCCGGTTGCCGCGTATGTGACACCGCCGTTGACCACGGTGCGGCAGCCGTTCGACGCGATGGCGCAGGACGGTCTGAAGCTGTTGGTGCATGCCATCGAGAACCCTCAGGCGGATCCTTTGCCTATGGCCGATCCGCCGGTTGAGCTGATTGTTCGGGCGTCTACGGCGGCGCCCCGCTAGTTGGTCCGCCGGGTCCGCGGTTCCTCTTCCGCGGGCCGGTGGGGCTGGTCGCGCCCACGCGGCGGACCCGCACATCGAAACAGCCCCGCGCCCCTGAAGGGGCGCTCACCTCACCGGAAATTTCAGCATGCCGTCGATCGGTGTGCCGGTTCCTCGTACCCTCTCTCGGGAGTTCATCATGTCCGGAACCTTCTCCAACTCGCCCTCGTCGCTGAGTCGTCGGGGCTTCCTCGCCGCCACCGGAGCCGTGTCGCTGGGTGCCGCCCTGACCGCCTGCGGTGGCGACAGCGGCAGCACGAGCGGTTCGTCCAGCAAGCCGGTCGGTCAGGCCGACATCGACAAGGCGATGAAGACGCCGACCCAACTCACTTTCTGGACCTGGGTGCCGAACATCGACAAGGAGGTCGCGCTCTTCGAGAAGAAGTACCCGGCCGTGAAGGTCAAGGTCGTCAACGCCGGTCAGGGCACGCCCCAGTACACCAAGCTGCGCACCGCGCTGAAGGCGAACAGCGGGGCGCCGGACATGGTGCAGATCGAGTTCCAGGCGATCCCGACGTTCACCATCACCGACAGCCTGCTGGACCTGCGTCCCTACGGCGCCTCCGCGCTCAAGTCGACATTCGTGGACTGGACTTGGGGGCAGGTCAGCGGCAGCAAGGGCGAGGTGTGGGCGATACCGCAGGACACCGGACCGATGGGCATGCTGTACCGCAAGGACATCTTCGACCGGCACGGCATCCAAGTCCCCACCACCTGGGACGAGTTCGCGGCCGCTGCCCGCAAGCTGCACAAGGCCGACCCGGACGTCTACCTCACCAACCTCGCCGCCAACCAAGTCGCCGCCTGGCACGGCCTGTTGTGGCAGGCGGGCGCCAAGCCGTACGTCACCTCCGGCAAGAGCGACATCACCGTCAGTGTCGACGACGCGGTCTCCCAGAAGCTCGGCCAGTACTGGGGCACCCTCGCCAAGGACGGCGTGATCGGCGTTGAGCCGGACTTCACCGACTCCTGGTACGCGGCCCTCAACAAGGGCAAGTACGCGACCTGGCTGACCGGCGCCTGGGGGCCGGCCTTCCTCTCCGGCTCGGCGAAGGCCACCTCCGGCAAGTGGCGCGCCGCCCCGCTCCCGCAGTGGGACGCCGCCAAGCCCAGCTCGGGCAACTGGGGCGGCTCGACCACCGCGGTCATCCGCTCCACCAAGAACCCCATCCAGGCAGCGGTGTTCGCCCAGTTCCTCAACAGCGATCCCACCAGCGCCAAGATGTTCGCCACCGAACAGTTCTTCTTCCCGGCGACCAAGACCCTGCTCGGCGAGGCGAGTTTCCTCGGCGACGCACCCGCCTTCTACGGCGGCCAGAAGGTCAACCAGGTCTTCGCGGACATCAGCGCCCAGGTCGACCCCGCCTTCCAGTGGCCGCCGTTCCTCGACCGGGTGGCCACGGACTGGACCGAGACGGTCGGCAAGTCGCTGGCCGACAAGACGGACACCGTCCGCGCGCTCGGCTCCTGGCAGTCACGCATCACGACCTTCGCCAAGAGCCAGGGCTTCACCGTCAAGGGAGGCTGACCATGGCCACCACGACCACGGCGGCGCGCACCAAGGTCCCACCCCGCCGACGCCAAGTCGGCACCGCGGGCGTCCTGTTCATCGCCCCCTTCATGGCGCTGTTCCTGCTCCTCTTCCTCGCCCCGCTCGGCTACGCCGCCTACCTCAGCCTCTTCCAGGAGAAGCTCATCGGCGGCTCGACCTTCGTCGGCCTGGACAACTACACGACTGCCCTCAAGGACCCCCAACTCCTCAAGGGCATAGGCCGCGTGGCCCTGTTCTTCGTCATCCAGGTCCCCGTGATGCTGCTGCTCGCCCTGTGCTTCGCCCTCGCCCTGGACAGCGGCCTGCTCCGCCTCGCCCGCGTGATCCGCCTCGGCATCTTCGTCCCGTACGCCGTCCCCAGCGTGATCGCGACCCTCATGTGGGGCTACCTCTACGGCCCCGACTTCGGCCCCTTCGCCCAGATCAGCCACGACCTCCACCTGCCGGCCCCGCACTTCCTCTCCGGCAGTTGGATGCTCGGCAGCCTCGCCAACATCGTGACCTGGGAGTTCGTCGGCTACAACATGATCATCCTGTACGCCGCCCTGCGCACCATCCCCGGCGAGCTGTACGAGGCCGCCGCCATGGACGGCGCCGGCGCCTGGCGCATCGCCTGGTCCATCAAACTCCCCGCGCTGCGCCCGGCGTTGACCCTCACCCTGCTGTTCTCGGTGATCGGCAGCTTCCAACTCTTCAACGAGCCGAGCCTGTTGATGAAGGTCGCCCCGGACGTCATCGACAGCTCCTACACCGCCAACCTCTACGCCTACTCCGTCGCCTTCATCAGCCAGCAGACCAACTACGCGGCCACGGTGTCCTTCATCCTCGGCCTGGTCATCGTGATCGTGTCGTACGCCTTCCTGCTGACCGCGAACCGCAGGAGGACCGCATGACCACCGTGACGCCCACCGCCCCCACGCCCTCGGAGGCGAAGCAATCACCCGCCGAGGCCGGGTCGAAGCGCCGGTCCTCGGCCCGCCGCCGCAGCACGCCGCTCACCATCGCGATGCTGGCCGTCCTGGCGTACTTCCTGCTGCCGCTCTTCTGGCTGCTGATCGCCTCGACCAAGAGCACCCAGGACCTGTTCAACAGCTTCGGCCTGTGGTTCTCGCACGCGCCCCAACTGCTCTCCAACATCGAGGCCACCTTCACCCAGGACGACGGCGTCTACGGCCGCTGGCTGCTCAACACCGTTCTGTATGCCGGGGTGAGCGCGCTCGGCGCGGCGCTGCTCGCGGCGGCGGCCGGCTACGGCTTCGCCAAGTACCGCTTCCGCGGCCACGGCGCGGCCTTCAACCTCGTGCTGGGCGCCATCATGATCCCCACCACCGCGCTGGCGATCCCCACCTACCTGCTCTTCGCCAAGGCGGGCCTGGTGAACACCCCTTGGGCCGTCATCCTGCCCTCCCTGATCAGCCCCTTCGGCCTCTACCTCATGCGGATCTACGCCGAGGACGCCGTCCCCGACAGCCTCATCGAGGCCGCCCGCATGGACGGTGCCGGAGAGTTCCGCATCTTCACCACCATCGCGCTGCGGCTCCTCGCGCCCGGGCTGGTGACCGTCGTCCTCTTCACGCTCGTCGCCACCTGGAACAACTACTTCCTGCCGCTGATCATGCTCAACGACCCGAACCTGTACCCCATCACGGTCGGGCTCTCCTCCTGGGCCGCCCAGGCGCAGAACGGCGGCGCCGGAGCCAGCAGCGACATGCTCGCCCTCGTCGTGACCGGTTCGCTGATCTCGATCATCCCGCTGGTCCTGGCCTTCCTGCTGCTCCAGCGGTACTGGCAGAGCGGCCTGGCCACCGGTGGCGTGAAGCAGTAGCACGCACTCCTCTTACCGTTCTCGTCTCCTCGGAGGTTTCCCCCCATGGCGGCTCTGCCTGCCCGTGTTCTGTTCGGCGCCGCGTACTACCACGAGTACACGCCGGCCTACGGTTCGACCACGCAGCCCGACGAACGGCTCAAGACCGACCTCGACCTCATGGCCGACGCGCACTTCACCGTCATCCGGATCGGCGAATCGGTCTGGTCGACCTGGGAACCCGAGAACGGCCGCTTCGAACTCGACTGGCTGCGACCGGTGTTGGACGGCGCCCACGAACGCGGCATCTCCGTCATCCTCGGCACCCCCACCTATGCCGTACCGCCGTGGCTGGCCCGCCAGTACCCGGAGATCACCGGCGAGCGGCGCACCGGCGAACGCATCGGCTGGGGCGCCCGGCAGGAAGTCGACTTCACCCACCCCGCGTTCCGCTTCCACGCCGAGCGGATCATCCGCAAGATCGTCGCCCGGTACGCCGACCACCCGGCGGTCATCGGCTTCCAGGTCGACAACGAACCGGGCCTGGAACTGTTCCACAACCACGGCGTCTTCCAGCGCTTCACCGACCACCTGCGCGCCAAGTACGGCGACGTCGAGACCCTCAACCGCGAATGGGGCCTGGTCTATTGGTCCCACCGCCTGTCCACCTGGGCCGACCTGTGGACCCCGGACGGCAACGTACAGCCCCAATACGACGTCGCCTGGCGGGAGTTCCAGGCGCGCCAGGTCACCGAGTTCATCGGCTGGCAGGCCGACCTCGTCCGCGAGTACGCCCGCCCCGAGCACTTCGTCACCACCTGCATCTCCTACACCCGCCCGGCAGTCGAGGACGACGAGCTGACCGACCGCCTCGACATCGCCACCGGCAACCCGTACTACGACATGCAGGACGGCCTGCTCCTGCCCGACCCGACCCCGGACACCCACGAGCAGAAGTGGAAGACCACCGGCGTCTGGTCGCTCTACCAGACCGCCGACTGGATGTTCTCCTCCCGGCAGGAGCCGTTCCTCGTCACCGAGACCAACGCCGCCTCGATCGGCTTCGCCTGGGACAACCGCCCCGCCTACGACGGCCAGTGGCGCCAGGCCGCCTGGGCCCTCGTC from Streptomyces sp. NBC_01478 includes the following:
- a CDS encoding chitosanase; the protein is MVHPFHDPATSEPASPSRRTLLALIGVSLAAAPLLRTPQASAATKAAAAIGLDDPAKKEIAMKLVSSAENSSLDWKAQYKYIEDIGDGRGYTAGIIGFCSGTGDMLDLVQLYATRKPGNVLAKYLPALRNVNGTDSHSGLDPNFPKDWRTAAQDTVFQQAQNDERDRVYFNPAVSQGKTDGLRVLGQFTYYDAIVMHGDGDDPTSFRNIRARALRSAKPPAQGGNETTYLNAFLDARVWAMQQEEAHSDTTRVDTEQRVFLRNGNFDLNTPLTWKVYGDSYTIN
- a CDS encoding carbohydrate ABC transporter permease; translation: MATTTTAARTKVPPRRRQVGTAGVLFIAPFMALFLLLFLAPLGYAAYLSLFQEKLIGGSTFVGLDNYTTALKDPQLLKGIGRVALFFVIQVPVMLLLALCFALALDSGLLRLARVIRLGIFVPYAVPSVIATLMWGYLYGPDFGPFAQISHDLHLPAPHFLSGSWMLGSLANIVTWEFVGYNMIILYAALRTIPGELYEAAAMDGAGAWRIAWSIKLPALRPALTLTLLFSVIGSFQLFNEPSLLMKVAPDVIDSSYTANLYAYSVAFISQQTNYAATVSFILGLVIVIVSYAFLLTANRRRTA
- a CDS encoding RNA polymerase sigma factor, translating into MGDVAGAAHPENPEIPGNPGNPEDAVLTRAAQSGEVAALGLLLERHRAGMRAVAVSILGPGVDADDVMQDAALTALLRIGDVRDPEAVGAWLRMIVRNAGRLVLREAVVVRPVDELPLRSTQLGPEQWLERNALRDWVWEALEELSPALRMPLVLRHLATGGASYERIAEVCGVPVGTVRSRLNRGRAQLAAALTATADTRHGDAAQRVRASRIEARALLAAEGHKDLRPSPRLTPDRISALR
- a CDS encoding carbohydrate ABC transporter permease, which codes for MTTVTPTAPTPSEAKQSPAEAGSKRRSSARRRSTPLTIAMLAVLAYFLLPLFWLLIASTKSTQDLFNSFGLWFSHAPQLLSNIEATFTQDDGVYGRWLLNTVLYAGVSALGAALLAAAAGYGFAKYRFRGHGAAFNLVLGAIMIPTTALAIPTYLLFAKAGLVNTPWAVILPSLISPFGLYLMRIYAEDAVPDSLIEAARMDGAGEFRIFTTIALRLLAPGLVTVVLFTLVATWNNYFLPLIMLNDPNLYPITVGLSSWAAQAQNGGAGASSDMLALVVTGSLISIIPLVLAFLLLQRYWQSGLATGGVKQ
- a CDS encoding LacI family DNA-binding transcriptional regulator, with translation MTPVAGRGAGAAPRSVDVARLAGVSQKTVSRVMNDEPYVSEDVRRRVLAAAEELGYRSNNAARALASGRTRSIGVVTLGTALYGPASLLMGVERAVRDTGYALRVVNTMEGESAGIAGAVDSLLDQGVDGIVISEPIDEEGGAELSARVDVPVLVLGAPPPLAAAHVVTGGIVSGQMARAATEHLLELGHTTVHHLAGPQRWYSARDRLDGWRAALAAHGRVEPPVVQGDWSAASGYTAGRELVADAGVTAVFAANDDMAIGLMRALTEAGRRVPEDVSVVGFDDTPVAAYVTPPLTTVRQPFDAMAQDGLKLLVHAIENPQADPLPMADPPVELIVRASTAAPR
- a CDS encoding carotenoid oxygenase family protein, with the translated sequence MSTDKTPPPPHLAGNFAPVPDEITVTELAVTGAIPPELTGWYLRNGPNPHEAASAHWFTGDGMVHGVRLDGGKATSYRNRWVRTPTFATGAQVYGRDGGMNLAAGVANTHVIRHAGRTLALVETSFPQELSCEAGRELDTVGPYDFDGRLRTPMTAHPKTCPVTGELHFYGYGGLSAPYLTYHRADADGELTVSRPIDVPAHTMMHDFYLTRNHVVFMDLPAVFSIERAMDPDGGMPYVWSDTYGARLGVLRRDDPYGDIRWFDIDPCYVFHTLNSYEENEGRRLVLLGMRYPSLRDGVTVATAAHLWRWTIDLTTGAISEEQLDDHPGEFPRIDDRLAGLPADFGHATAAPVPELPQYDPNESRAAIHRYDLRKSSVASHYFAPGRFPGEAAFAPADDQAGGPGWLMTYVYDASTDRSDLVILDADNLTQEPVATIHLPRRVPAGFHGSWLADA
- a CDS encoding SDR family oxidoreductase gives rise to the protein MRVFVAGATGYIGSAVVRELLDAGHQVLGLARSDPAADTLTRSGVAVHRGDIDDADSLRAGAAAADGVVYAANQHISETTDPAARAKAELNAVEAIGTELEGTGKPFVVTSGVIGRTPGRLLTEETPSTANPVTALRLQVELSVLAAGERGVRSSSVRLAPTVHGHGDARGFIPTLVGVARTTGVSAFVGDGSNRWPSVHRRDAATLYRLALESAPAGTPLHAVAEEGVPFRDIARAIGRQLGLPAVSLTPEEASRHFTGFLAPLVALDNPASSALTRQRTGWRPTHPTLVQDLEEGHYFGEFSAVR
- a CDS encoding ABC transporter substrate-binding protein: MSGTFSNSPSSLSRRGFLAATGAVSLGAALTACGGDSGSTSGSSSKPVGQADIDKAMKTPTQLTFWTWVPNIDKEVALFEKKYPAVKVKVVNAGQGTPQYTKLRTALKANSGAPDMVQIEFQAIPTFTITDSLLDLRPYGASALKSTFVDWTWGQVSGSKGEVWAIPQDTGPMGMLYRKDIFDRHGIQVPTTWDEFAAAARKLHKADPDVYLTNLAANQVAAWHGLLWQAGAKPYVTSGKSDITVSVDDAVSQKLGQYWGTLAKDGVIGVEPDFTDSWYAALNKGKYATWLTGAWGPAFLSGSAKATSGKWRAAPLPQWDAAKPSSGNWGGSTTAVIRSTKNPIQAAVFAQFLNSDPTSAKMFATEQFFFPATKTLLGEASFLGDAPAFYGGQKVNQVFADISAQVDPAFQWPPFLDRVATDWTETVGKSLADKTDTVRALGSWQSRITTFAKSQGFTVKGG